The proteins below are encoded in one region of Pseudonocardia sp. DSM 110487:
- a CDS encoding DUF2231 domain-containing protein, with translation MWVIDGIPLHPLVVHAVVVLLPLAALGAVVIAVRRSWRRSFGIPVLLIALAGVAAIPMATSTGSELYTALDVQNPVLDIHMQRASWLLPVALAFLVLLGSAVLTELAAVRAEVGAHAAPAATPTRYRVATGLSAVAALTGLATAAIVVLVGHAGSMAVWQGIGQ, from the coding sequence ATGTGGGTCATCGACGGCATCCCGCTGCATCCGCTCGTCGTCCATGCCGTGGTCGTCCTGCTGCCGCTCGCGGCGCTGGGCGCCGTCGTGATCGCGGTACGACGCTCGTGGCGGCGTTCGTTCGGCATCCCCGTCCTGCTCATCGCCCTTGCCGGCGTCGCGGCGATCCCGATGGCCACCAGCACCGGCTCAGAGTTGTATACCGCCCTCGATGTCCAGAACCCGGTGCTCGATATCCACATGCAGCGCGCCTCGTGGCTCCTGCCGGTCGCGCTCGCGTTCCTCGTCCTGCTGGGCAGCGCCGTGCTCACCGAGCTCGCGGCTGTACGGGCCGAGGTGGGCGCGCATGCCGCGCCGGCTGCCACCCCCACCCGCTATCGCGTGGCCACCGGGCTCTCGGCGGTGGCTGCGCTCACGGGCCTCGCGACCGCCGCCATCGTGGTGTTGGTCGGGCACGCCGGATCGATGGCCGTCTGGCAGGGAATCGGCCAGTAG